In Spodoptera frugiperda isolate SF20-4 chromosome 12, AGI-APGP_CSIRO_Sfru_2.0, whole genome shotgun sequence, a single window of DNA contains:
- the LOC118262408 gene encoding gamma-tubulin complex component 3 homolog, translating into MDLSSNNLSGLLQKLCAGLSLDPDGAYELAVSYLSSTGEKTRTVQDERLLCQKIQSRLTSVSARDADKFMEYYSKLKTSFILKQRVSVLSLLLALSETPQHVESTQQLFPIPHLAATKSSSGICGTASSTSKSTIGSVSWGSHAPKQQGSNQSLPSNNSNMAVVLQTNDRSNERTCVREAVLAATGVRSRGASVAPRPQQALHARIAHLGFLHDRLKEFIDPSSGLMPQGLMGEGLVASIRDELTEYYRSVALLQSQACEGDGGGGTLRRVCVWAQEPLHRLTWLANIAHAAHHKKGGELASCVHRFVRHGDERVAMLARRLLTALTYPLLLMLTRWLIHGEIDDRFNEFFIESRSGVPIDRMWHDKYRVREWMVPSFMSREQAAQILATGKSVVFMREACQDEPAGPSDHAQHLQALLKPHTTSGGGRWEGCAWWEAGGLREAVAGAHGAASARLLAALTEHHHLLDHLAAHRRYLLLAQGDFVHHLMTLLQDELNKPATSLYVHNLTCTLEAAVRATNAQFEPQHVLARLHVNLYPNCDGRDDCGWDVFALQYRVDGPLGTLFPATCAARYRALFTQLWRVKRIEYGLHDAWREHAILQKRLKHMPEVWSVMRRVSCLRLEALRLMGALQDAAGVGPEPAWRALLGAAAARADLDTLLRLHHTALDRHSIHAMIHHTTQELQSYLGNVLNETLALRSFESTLHAGINAELERRDRIEQMKADRVMRGEYAFTAADEAQDKEKRKIFQQFLASRRADLNVWARTYRGHVTTLILKLALHPEVSLQTLAFRLDYSDFYKRGDAKLHEPLTYQHKRLSEIGLNLAKNKLIDRTKKK; encoded by the exons atggaccTGTCTTCAAATAATCTCTCTGGATTACTTCAAAAATTGTGTGCAGGATTGTCACTGGATCCAG ATGGTGCATATGAACTGGCTGTGTCATATTTATCATCCACTGGCGAGAAAACTCGAACAGTTCAGGATGAAAGACTGCTATGCCAGAAGATTCAGTCAAGACTTACCAGTGTGTCTGCAAGAGATGCAGATAAATTTATGGAATATTATTCAAAACTCAAAACTTCT TTTATTCTAAAACAGCGTGTGTCAGTGTTGTCCCTATTGCTTGCTCTGTCGGAGACACCTCAGCATGTGGAATCTACACAACAACTATTCCCAATACCACATCTAGCAGCTACT AAATCATCATCAGGAATCTGTGGAACTGCATCAAGTACCAGTAAAAGTACCATTGGGTCTGTGAGTTGGGGCAGTCATGCTCCCAAACAGCAAGGTTCCAATCAAAGCCTCCCATCAAATAACAGCAACATGGCAGTTGTACTGCAAACTAATG ATCGATCGAACGAGCGCACGTGCGTGCGAGAGGCAGTATTGGCCGCTACCGGCGTACGGTCACGCGGCGCTAGCGTGGCGCCGCGGCCGCAACAAGCATTACACGCGCGTATTGCACATCTTGGCTTCTTACACGACCGACTCAAGGAGTTTATCGACCCATCGTCTGGACTTATGCCACAAG GCTTAATGGGCGAAGGACTTGTGGCGTCAATCAGAGATGAACTAACTGAATATTATCGTAGTGTGGCTCTGCTACAATCACAG GCGTGTGAAGGAGATGGCGGTGGTGGCACGCTGCGCAGAGTATGTGTGTGGGCGCAGGAGCCTCTACACAGACTCACTTGGCTTGCCAATATTGCACATGCAGCTCATCACAAGAAAG GCGGTGAGCTGGCGTCGTGCGTGCACCGGTTCGTGCGGCACGGCGACGAGCGCGTCGCCATGTTGGCGCGCAGACTGCTCACCGCGCTCACGTACCCACTGCTACTCATGCTCACTCGCTGGCTCATACACG GTGAGATTGACGACCGATTCAACGAGTTCTTCATTGAAAGCAGAAGTGGAGTGCCTATTGATAGGATGTGGCATGACAAGTACAGAGTGAG GGAATGGATGGTGCCGTCGTTCATGTCCCGGGAGCAGGCTGCGCAGATCCTGGCGACGGGTAAGAGCGTGGTGTTCATGCGCGAGGCCTGCCAGGACGAGCCCGCCGGGCCCAGCGACCACGCGCAGCATCTGCAGGCCTTGTTGAAGCCACACACCA CGAGTGGCGGCGGGCGCTGGGAGGGGTGCGCGTGGTGGGAGGCGGGCGGGCTGCGCGAGGCGGTGGCGGGCGCGCACGGCGCGGCGTCGGCGCGGCTGCTGGCGGCGCTCACGGAGCACCACCACCTGCTGGACCACCTGGCCGCGCACCGCCGGTACCTGCTGCTGGCGCAGGGCGACTTCGTGCACCATCTCATGACGCTGCTGCA GGATGAGCTGAACAAGCCGGCCACGTCCCTGTACGTGCACAACCTGACGTGTACGCTGGAGGCGGCCGTGCGCGCCACCAACGCGCAGTTCGAGCCCCAGCACGTACTGGCGCGGCTGCACGTCAACCTCTACCCCAACT GTGACGGTCGCGATGACTGTGGTTGGGACGTATTTGCGCTGCAGTATCGAGTGGACGGGCCGCTGGGCACGTTGTTCCCGGCGACGTGCGCCGCGCGGTACCGGGCGCTGTTCACGCAGCTGTGGCGCGTCAAACGGATCGAGTACGGCCTGCACGACGCCTGGCGTGAACACGCCATTTTACAAAAGAGACTGAAGCATATGCCAG AGGTGTGGAGCGTGATGCGGCGCGTGTCGTGCCTGCGGCTGGAGGCGCTGCGGCTGATGGGCGCGCTGCAGGACGCGGCGGGCGTGGGCCCCGAGCCGGCGTGGCGCGCGCTGCTGGGCGCCGCGGCCGCGCGGGCCGACCTCGACACGCTGCTGCGCCTGCACCACACCGCGCTCGACCGACACTCCATCCACGCCATGATACACCACACCACGCAG GAGTTGCAGTCGTACTTAGGCAACGTGTTGAACGAGACCCTGGCACTGCGCAGCTTTGAGTCGACGCTCCACGCTGGCATTAACGCAGAGCTCGAGCGACGAGACAGGATCGAACAGATGAAGGCGGACAGGGTGATGCGCG GTGAATACGCTTTCACGGCGGCAGATGAGGCTCAGGACAAAGAGAAGAGGAAGATCTTCCAGCAGTTCCTGGCCAGTCGCAGGGCCGACCTCAACGTCTGGGCGCGCACGTACAG GGGCCACGTGACGACGTTGATCCTGAAGCTGGCGCTGCACCCGGAGGTGTCGCTGCAGACGCTGGCGTTCCGCCTCGACTACAGCGACTTCTACAAGCGAGGCGACGCCAAGCTGCACGAGCCGCTCACCTACCAACACAAGCGACTGTCCGAGATCGGACTCAATTTAGCTAAG aACAAACTAATAGACCGTACAAAGAAGAAATGA
- the LOC118262407 gene encoding tRNA-uridine aminocarboxypropyltransferase 1: MNPKSPEARSRDEKPFEGMIISNSEFLDQLNGRSTCPRCGKSRMYFCYTCYIPVPPIQGKIPQCKLPVKVDIIKHQREIDGKSTSAHAAVLAPYDVSVYTYPDVPEYALDGRTVLLFPGASARTVKELFTGKKDGPTYSDLLLAELPSGYNVCTMMTKIFHSDNIDEIHHVQKLPVDRVVLIDSTWNQSKGIYADERIRKIPTIVLQRRASQFWRHQRGSPRWYLSTIEALHQLLLELHVCAWGRSEQYESTLTIDSPIHKAEEDHPQCQPYTGQYDNLLFFFKFMYEKLHSLYKHDDLLAYKRPMT, encoded by the exons ATGAACCCCAAAAGCCCCGAGGCACGTAGCCGAGATGAGAAACCATTTGAAGGAATGATAATTTCCAATTCAGAGTTTTTAGATCAATTGAATGGCAGAAGTACATGTCCTCGCTGTGGTAAATCTCGGATGTATTTCTGCTATACATGCTACATTCCGGTACCCCCAATTCAAGGAAAAATCCCACAATGTAAG ttacCTGTCAAAGTAGATATTATCAAGCACCAACGAGAAATTGATGGGAAAAGTACATCAGCACATGCAGCAGTTCTAGCACCATATGATGTTAGTGTTTACACATATCCAGATGTACCAGAGTATGCTCTGGATGGCAGAACAGTTCTCTTATTCCCAGGGGCATCAGCTAGAACCGTTAAAGAATTATTTACTGGGAAAAAGGATGGTCCAACTTATTCTGATCTTTTACTAGCAGAATTACCTTCTGGGTACAATGTTTGCACAATgatgacaaaaatatttcattctgATAACATTGATGAAATTCATCATGTCCAGAAATTACCTGTAGACAGAGTAGTACTAATTGATAGTACTTGGAATCAAAGTAAAGGTATTTATGCAGATGAACGAATAAGGAAAATACCCACAATAGTGCTGCAGCGTAGAGCTTCACAATTTTGGCGTCATCAACGTGGAAGTCCTAGATGGTACCTTTCAACTATAGAAGCTTTACATCAGCTTCTGCTCGAGTTACATGTATGTGCATGGGGCAGAAGCGAACAATATGAGTCAACACTGACAATCGATTCTCCCATACATAAAGCAGAAGAGGACCATCCTCAGTGTCAACCATACACAGGGCAATAtgataacttattatttttctttaaatttatgtatgaaaaattACATAGTCTTTATAAGCATGATGATTTATTAGCATATAAGAGGCCAATGACATAG